In one Cronobacter dublinensis subsp. dublinensis LMG 23823 genomic region, the following are encoded:
- the mrcB gene encoding bifunctional glycosyl transferase/transpeptidase → MAGNDREPIGRKGRPTRPAKQKVSRRRLREEDYDDEYEDEDDEEPMPRKVKGKKGNGGKPRGKRRWLWLLLKLFVVFVVLFVIYGVYLDQKIRSRIDGKVWQLPAAVYGRMVNLEPDMTISKQEMVKLLEATQYRQVTKMTRPGEFTVQANSIEMIRRPFDFPDSKEGQIRARLEFDGDHLATIENMDSNRNFGFFRLDPRLITMLSSPNGEQRLFVPRSGFPDLLVDTLIATEDRHFYEHDGISVYSIGRAVLANLTAGRAVQGGSTLTQQLVKNLFLTNKRTLWRKANEAYMALIMDARYGKDRILELYLNEVYLGQSGDDQIRGFPLASLYYFGRPVDELSLDQQALLVGMVKGASLYNPWRNPKLALERRNLVLRLLQEQKVIDQELYDMLSARPLGVQPRGGVISPQPAFMQMVRQELQSKLGDKVKDLSGVKIFTTFDSVAQDAAEKAAVEGIPALIKQRKLKDLETAMVVVDRFTGEVRAMVGGANPQFAGYNRAMQARRSIGSLAKPATYLTALSQPNTYRLNTWIADAPISLRQPNGQVWSPQNDDHRFSGQVMLVDALTRSMNVPTVNLGMALGLPAVTETWKKLGAPENQLHAVPSMLLGALNLTPVEVAQAFQTIASGGNRAQLSVLRSVIAEDGSVLYQSFPQSERAVPAQAAYLTLWTMQQVVQRGTGHALAVKFPKLHLAGKTGTTNNNVDTWFAGIDGREVVITWVGRDNNQPTKLYGASGAMAIYQRYLSNQSPIPLDLTPPEDIVDMGVDDMGNFLCGGGMRTLPVWTSDPNTLCQQSQPVAPSGNPFEQSAPQQPQQQQQQQAPQQEEKSDGVAGWIKDMFGSN, encoded by the coding sequence ATGGCGGGGAATGACCGCGAACCTATTGGACGCAAAGGACGACCGACGCGTCCGGCAAAACAGAAGGTAAGCCGTCGTCGTCTCAGGGAAGAGGATTATGACGATGAGTATGAAGACGAAGACGATGAGGAGCCGATGCCGCGTAAGGTAAAAGGCAAAAAAGGCAACGGCGGAAAACCGCGCGGCAAACGCCGCTGGCTGTGGCTTCTGTTAAAGCTGTTTGTGGTTTTTGTGGTGCTGTTTGTTATCTACGGCGTTTATCTGGATCAAAAAATCCGCAGCCGTATTGATGGCAAAGTCTGGCAGCTGCCGGCGGCGGTCTATGGCCGTATGGTCAACCTTGAACCGGATATGACCATCAGCAAGCAGGAGATGGTGAAGCTGCTGGAGGCGACGCAGTATCGTCAGGTGACGAAAATGACGCGCCCTGGCGAGTTTACCGTTCAGGCCAACAGCATCGAGATGATCCGCCGTCCGTTCGATTTCCCGGACAGCAAAGAAGGGCAGATCCGCGCGCGCCTGGAGTTTGACGGCGACCATCTGGCCACGATTGAGAATATGGACAGCAACCGCAACTTCGGTTTCTTCCGCCTCGATCCGCGTCTGATTACGATGCTCTCGTCGCCGAACGGTGAACAGCGCCTGTTTGTGCCGCGCTCCGGCTTCCCGGACCTGCTGGTGGATACGCTAATCGCCACCGAAGACCGTCATTTCTATGAGCATGACGGCATCAGCGTTTACTCCATCGGGCGCGCCGTGCTGGCGAACCTGACGGCGGGTCGCGCGGTGCAGGGCGGCAGTACGCTGACCCAGCAGCTGGTGAAAAACCTGTTCCTGACCAACAAGCGCACGCTGTGGCGTAAAGCCAACGAAGCGTACATGGCGCTGATCATGGACGCGCGCTACGGCAAAGACCGCATCCTTGAGCTCTATCTCAACGAGGTCTATCTCGGTCAGAGCGGCGACGATCAGATTCGCGGCTTCCCGCTGGCGAGCCTCTACTACTTTGGCCGTCCGGTTGACGAGCTGAGCCTCGATCAGCAGGCGCTGCTGGTGGGCATGGTGAAAGGCGCGTCGCTCTACAACCCGTGGCGTAACCCGAAACTGGCGCTGGAGCGTCGTAACCTGGTGCTGCGCCTGTTGCAGGAGCAGAAGGTCATCGACCAGGAGCTCTACGACATGCTGAGCGCCCGTCCGCTCGGGGTGCAGCCGCGCGGCGGCGTTATCTCCCCGCAGCCAGCGTTTATGCAGATGGTGCGTCAGGAGCTGCAGTCGAAGCTTGGCGATAAAGTCAAAGATCTCTCCGGCGTGAAGATTTTCACTACCTTTGATTCCGTGGCGCAGGACGCAGCGGAAAAAGCGGCGGTGGAAGGCATTCCGGCGCTTATCAAACAGCGTAAGCTGAAGGATCTGGAAACCGCGATGGTCGTGGTGGACCGCTTTACCGGCGAAGTCCGCGCGATGGTGGGCGGCGCGAACCCGCAGTTCGCGGGCTATAACCGTGCGATGCAGGCACGTCGCTCGATTGGCTCGCTCGCGAAACCGGCGACCTATCTGACGGCGTTAAGCCAGCCCAACACCTACCGCCTGAACACCTGGATCGCCGATGCGCCGATCTCCCTGCGCCAGCCGAATGGTCAGGTGTGGTCGCCGCAGAATGACGATCACCGTTTCAGCGGGCAGGTAATGCTGGTGGACGCGCTGACGCGCTCCATGAACGTGCCGACGGTGAACCTCGGGATGGCGCTGGGTTTACCGGCCGTGACCGAGACCTGGAAAAAACTCGGCGCGCCGGAAAACCAGCTGCACGCCGTGCCGTCGATGTTGCTTGGCGCACTGAACCTGACGCCGGTTGAAGTGGCGCAGGCGTTCCAGACCATCGCGAGCGGCGGCAACCGCGCTCAGCTGTCCGTGCTGCGCTCGGTTATCGCGGAAGATGGCAGCGTGCTGTATCAGAGCTTCCCGCAGTCGGAGCGCGCCGTACCGGCGCAGGCCGCCTACCTGACGCTCTGGACGATGCAGCAGGTGGTACAGCGCGGCACCGGGCATGCGCTGGCGGTGAAATTCCCGAAACTGCACCTGGCGGGTAAAACCGGCACCACCAACAATAACGTTGACACCTGGTTTGCCGGTATCGACGGGCGTGAAGTGGTGATCACCTGGGTGGGCCGCGACAATAACCAGCCGACTAAACTCTACGGAGCGAGCGGCGCGATGGCGATTTACCAGCGCTATCTGAGTAATCAGTCGCCGATCCCGCTGGATCTGACGCCGCCGGAAGATATTGTCGACATGGGCGTCGATGATATGGGCAATTTCCTTTGCGGCGGCGGCATGCGCACGCTGCCGGTCTGGACCAGCGATCCGAACACGCTCTGCCAGCAGAGCCAGCCGGTCGCGCCGTCGGGCAATCCGTTCGAGCAGTCCGCGCCGCAGCAGCCGCAACAGCAGCAACAGCAACAGGCGCCGCAGCAGGAAGAGAAGAGCGACGGCGTCGCGGGCTGGATTAAAGATATGTTCGGCAGCAACTGA
- the hemL gene encoding glutamate-1-semialdehyde 2,1-aminomutase — protein sequence MSKSENLFAAARELIPGGVNSPVRAFTGVGGTPLFIERADGAYLYDADGKAYIDYVGSWGPMVLGHNHPAIRNAVIEAAQRGLSFGAPTEMEVKMAQLVTELVPTMDMVRMVNSGTEATMSAIRLARGFTRRDKIIKFEGCYHGHADHLLVKAGSGALTLGQPNSPGVPADFAKHTLTCTYNDLASVREAFELYPQDIACIIVEPVAGNMNCILPQPDFLPGLRALCDEFGALLIIDEVMTGFRVALAGAQAHYNVVPDLTCLGKIIGGGMPVGAFGGRREVMEALAPTGPVYQAGTLSGNPIAMAAGFACLSEVSQPGVHSTLDTLTTQLAEGLRDAAQETGVSLVVNHVGGMFGIFFTDADSVTCYQDVVKCDVERFKRFFHLMLEEGVYFAPSAFEAGFMSIAHSEEDINTTIDAARRVFAKL from the coding sequence ATGAGTAAGTCTGAAAACCTCTTTGCCGCTGCCCGCGAACTTATCCCTGGCGGCGTAAACTCGCCGGTGCGCGCCTTTACCGGCGTGGGCGGTACGCCGCTGTTTATCGAACGGGCGGACGGGGCTTATCTCTATGACGCCGACGGCAAAGCCTATATCGACTATGTCGGCTCCTGGGGCCCGATGGTGCTGGGCCACAACCACCCGGCTATCCGTAACGCGGTGATTGAAGCGGCGCAGCGCGGCCTGAGCTTCGGCGCGCCGACCGAAATGGAAGTTAAAATGGCGCAGCTCGTCACCGAGCTGGTCCCGACGATGGATATGGTGCGTATGGTGAACTCCGGCACCGAGGCGACCATGAGCGCCATCCGTCTGGCGCGCGGCTTTACCCGCCGCGACAAAATCATCAAATTTGAAGGCTGTTATCACGGCCACGCCGATCACCTGCTGGTGAAAGCGGGCTCCGGCGCGCTGACGCTCGGCCAGCCGAACTCGCCGGGCGTACCGGCGGATTTCGCCAAACATACCCTGACCTGCACCTATAACGATCTCGCTTCCGTGCGCGAGGCGTTCGAGCTTTACCCTCAGGATATCGCCTGCATTATCGTCGAGCCTGTCGCGGGCAACATGAACTGCATCCTGCCGCAGCCCGATTTCCTGCCGGGTCTGCGCGCGCTGTGCGATGAATTCGGCGCGCTGCTGATTATCGATGAAGTGATGACCGGTTTCCGCGTCGCGCTGGCGGGCGCGCAGGCGCATTACAACGTGGTGCCGGATTTGACCTGCCTTGGCAAAATCATCGGCGGCGGTATGCCGGTGGGCGCGTTCGGCGGGCGTCGCGAAGTCATGGAAGCGCTGGCCCCGACCGGCCCGGTCTATCAGGCGGGCACGCTCTCCGGCAACCCGATCGCGATGGCGGCGGGCTTCGCCTGCCTGAGCGAAGTGTCGCAGCCGGGCGTGCACAGCACGCTGGACACGCTGACGACGCAGCTGGCGGAAGGCCTGCGTGACGCCGCGCAGGAGACGGGCGTGTCGCTGGTGGTCAACCATGTCGGCGGGATGTTCGGTATCTTCTTTACCGACGCCGATAGCGTGACCTGCTATCAGGACGTGGTGAAATGCGACGTCGAGCGCTTTAAGCGTTTCTTCCATCTGATGCTGGAAGAAGGCGTCTATTTCGCGCCGTCCGCGTTCGAAGCGGGCTTTATGTCCATCGCGCACAGCGAAGAAGACATCAACACTACCATCGACGCCGCACGCCGGGTGTTCGCGAAGCTGTAA
- the fhuA gene encoding ferrichrome porin FhuA, protein MARSTHTQINTRICRLAVFVATACGGFAASAVAADHGQKEETITVSASAAAQESAWGPAPTIAAKRSATTTKTDTPIEKTPQSVSVVTREEMDTRQPTTVKDVLSYTPSVFATRGSSSTYDVVTIRGFTTSTTVNTNQYLDGMKLQGNNYSEVSMDPYFLERVELMRGPTSVLYGNSNPGGIVSMVSKRPTTEPLREVQFKAGSHNLWQTGFDFSDAIDDAGVWSYRLTGLGRSQNAQQEMAKSTRYAIAPSFSWRPDNQTDFTFLSNFQSDPDAGFYGWLPRSGTIVPYYDANGKAHKLPTDFNEGEENNKMSRRQQMVGYSFSHAFDDTFTVRQNLRYNRVHTLYRSVYGNEFKAPATINRAYVRSDEDMNAFSVDTQLQSDFATGAVDHTLLTGVDYSRMRNDINADYGTASSLNMLDPQYGNPNVNVNFLYDVINRQEQTGLYVQDQAEWNKWVMTLGGRYDFAKTSTYTRSSGALAEINDQQFTWRGGINYLFDNGVSPYFSYSESFEPVSGSSASGKPFDPSRGKQYEAGVKYVPKDMPVVLTAAVYQLTKDKNLTADPANNLFSVQGGEIRSRGIELEAKAAVSANVNVTAAYSFTDAKYTHDTLFEDKRPAEVPRNMASLWADYTFHDTALSGLTIGAGGRYVGNTVSYYAYGDNKDKPFNVASYTVADAMVKYDLARLGLPGSSVALNVNNLFDREYVSSCYKDYACYWGAERQVTATATFRF, encoded by the coding sequence ATGGCGCGTTCTACTCACACTCAGATCAACACCAGGATTTGCAGACTGGCGGTTTTCGTCGCCACGGCATGCGGCGGCTTTGCTGCCTCCGCCGTTGCCGCTGACCACGGTCAGAAAGAGGAAACCATTACTGTTTCCGCTTCCGCAGCCGCGCAGGAGAGCGCCTGGGGCCCGGCCCCGACCATTGCGGCGAAGCGTTCCGCAACTACCACCAAAACCGATACGCCGATTGAAAAAACGCCGCAATCTGTTTCGGTTGTCACGCGGGAAGAGATGGACACCCGCCAGCCGACAACGGTCAAAGACGTGTTAAGTTATACGCCGAGCGTCTTCGCCACGCGCGGTAGCTCCTCGACTTACGACGTCGTGACTATTCGTGGTTTTACGACGTCGACGACGGTGAACACCAACCAGTATCTCGACGGCATGAAGCTTCAGGGCAACAACTATTCTGAAGTCTCTATGGACCCTTATTTCCTGGAACGCGTTGAACTGATGCGCGGGCCGACCTCCGTGCTCTATGGCAACAGCAACCCTGGCGGGATCGTCAGCATGGTTAGCAAACGCCCGACTACCGAGCCGCTGCGCGAAGTGCAGTTCAAGGCTGGTTCTCATAACCTGTGGCAAACCGGTTTTGATTTCAGCGACGCGATTGACGACGCTGGCGTCTGGTCCTATCGCCTGACCGGATTGGGCCGCAGCCAGAATGCCCAGCAGGAGATGGCGAAATCGACGCGTTATGCCATTGCGCCGTCCTTTAGCTGGCGTCCGGATAACCAAACTGATTTCACATTCCTGAGTAATTTCCAGAGCGATCCGGACGCGGGATTCTACGGCTGGCTGCCGCGCTCCGGCACGATTGTCCCTTATTACGACGCTAACGGTAAGGCGCATAAGCTGCCGACCGATTTCAACGAAGGTGAAGAAAACAACAAGATGTCCCGCCGTCAGCAGATGGTCGGCTACAGCTTCTCACACGCCTTTGACGATACCTTCACGGTGCGCCAGAACCTGCGTTATAACCGCGTACATACGCTCTATCGCTCGGTTTACGGCAACGAGTTTAAAGCACCGGCGACGATTAACCGTGCGTATGTGCGTTCCGATGAAGACATGAATGCCTTCAGTGTCGATACGCAGTTGCAGTCTGATTTCGCGACGGGCGCTGTAGACCATACGCTGCTGACGGGCGTGGATTACTCCCGCATGCGTAACGACATTAACGCAGACTACGGCACTGCCAGCTCGCTCAACATGCTGGATCCGCAGTATGGCAACCCTAACGTTAACGTTAACTTCCTTTATGATGTGATTAACCGTCAGGAGCAAACGGGCCTGTATGTGCAGGATCAGGCGGAGTGGAATAAGTGGGTGATGACCTTAGGCGGTCGTTACGACTTTGCGAAAACGTCCACCTATACCCGTTCCTCCGGCGCGCTTGCTGAGATTAACGACCAGCAGTTCACCTGGCGTGGCGGCATTAACTACCTGTTCGATAACGGCGTTTCCCCATACTTCAGCTACAGCGAATCCTTTGAACCGGTGTCGGGTTCAAGTGCCAGCGGCAAGCCGTTCGACCCTTCGCGCGGGAAGCAGTATGAAGCTGGCGTAAAATATGTACCGAAAGATATGCCGGTCGTGTTGACGGCGGCGGTATATCAGCTCACCAAAGACAAAAATCTGACGGCCGATCCGGCGAATAATCTCTTTAGCGTTCAGGGCGGCGAGATCCGTTCCCGTGGCATTGAACTGGAAGCAAAAGCCGCGGTGTCAGCCAACGTCAACGTGACCGCGGCTTACAGCTTTACCGATGCGAAATACACGCATGACACGCTCTTTGAAGATAAGCGTCCGGCGGAAGTGCCGCGTAATATGGCCTCGCTGTGGGCGGATTATACCTTCCACGATACCGCGCTGAGCGGGCTGACAATCGGCGCTGGCGGCCGTTATGTCGGGAACACCGTAAGCTACTATGCCTATGGCGATAACAAAGACAAACCGTTCAACGTTGCAAGTTACACCGTGGCGGATGCGATGGTGAAATACGATCTGGCGCGCTTAGGCCTGCCGGGATCGTCTGTCGCCTTAAACGTCAATAACCTGTTTGACCGCGAGTATGTCTCTAGCTGCTACAAAGATTACGCATGCTACTGGGGCGCGGAACGTCAGGTAACGGCGACCGCAACATTCCGCTTCTGA
- the fhuB gene encoding Fe(3+)-hydroxamate ABC transporter permease FhuB, which translates to MKPRHLLFPALLLGLLFALALGLSWVNLTAWLPRAQWREALWQPDIDAIDQMLFHYSLLPRFAVSLLVGAGLGLVGVLFQQVLRNPLAEPTTLGVATGAQLGVTVATLWALPGGVLTGQFAALAGACVVGLLVFGVAWGKRLSPVTLILAGLVVSLYCGAVNQLLVLFHHDQLQSMFLWSTGALNQNDWSVAARLWPQLLAGLLLTLLLLRPLTLMGLDDGVARNLGLALSLARLATLTLAIVISALLVNAVGIIGFIGLFAPLLAKMLGARRLLARLLLASFIGALLLWLSDQFILWLSRVWLEVSTGMATALFGAPLLLWLLPRLRTMSAPEMNAGDRIPAERGHLARWTLAGLLLLLGVAALALCFGRDADGWVWAQGDILRELLGWRWPRVLAALCAGTMLAAAGCIIQRLTGNPMASPEVLGISSGAAFGVVMMLLFVPGDAFGWLLPAGSLGAAATLMIILVAAGRGGFSPHRMLLAGMALSTAFTMLLVMLQASGDPRMAQVITWISGSTYRVTPQQAQNSLWVMLALLAVTPLCRRWLTVLPLGGDTARAVGMALTPTRVVLLLLASALTAAATLTIGPLSFIGLMAPHITRMLGFRRALPQLVIASLLGGMLMMLADWAGRMAMFPYQIPAGLLATFIGAPYFVYLLRKQSR; encoded by the coding sequence ATGAAGCCACGTCATCTGCTTTTCCCGGCGCTGCTGCTGGGGCTGTTGTTCGCGCTGGCGCTCGGCCTGAGCTGGGTCAACCTCACCGCCTGGCTGCCGCGCGCGCAGTGGCGCGAGGCGCTGTGGCAACCGGATATCGACGCCATTGACCAGATGCTGTTCCACTACAGCCTCCTGCCGCGTTTTGCGGTGTCGCTGCTGGTGGGCGCGGGACTGGGGCTGGTGGGCGTGCTGTTCCAGCAGGTATTGCGTAACCCGCTGGCCGAGCCGACCACGCTTGGGGTGGCGACCGGCGCGCAGCTTGGCGTCACCGTCGCCACGCTCTGGGCGTTGCCCGGCGGCGTGCTGACGGGGCAGTTCGCGGCGCTGGCGGGGGCCTGCGTCGTCGGGCTACTGGTGTTCGGCGTCGCCTGGGGCAAACGCCTCTCGCCGGTGACGCTGATTCTGGCAGGCCTGGTAGTCAGCCTTTACTGCGGCGCGGTCAATCAACTGCTGGTGCTGTTTCACCACGATCAGCTGCAAAGCATGTTTTTATGGAGCACCGGCGCGCTGAACCAGAACGACTGGAGCGTGGCGGCGCGGCTGTGGCCGCAGCTGCTGGCGGGCCTGCTCCTGACGCTGCTGCTGCTGCGTCCGTTAACCCTTATGGGGCTGGACGACGGCGTGGCGCGCAACCTCGGGCTGGCGCTGTCGCTGGCGCGCCTTGCCACGCTGACGCTGGCGATTGTCATCAGCGCGTTGCTGGTGAATGCGGTCGGGATCATCGGGTTTATCGGCCTGTTCGCGCCGCTGCTTGCAAAGATGCTCGGCGCGCGGCGGCTGCTGGCGCGGCTGCTGCTGGCGTCGTTTATCGGCGCGCTGCTGCTGTGGCTTTCCGATCAATTTATTCTCTGGCTCTCCCGCGTCTGGCTGGAGGTCTCCACCGGCATGGCGACGGCACTGTTTGGCGCGCCGCTGCTGCTGTGGCTGTTGCCGCGTCTGCGCACCATGAGCGCGCCGGAGATGAACGCGGGCGACCGCATTCCGGCGGAGCGCGGCCACCTGGCGCGCTGGACGCTGGCGGGCCTGCTGCTGCTCCTGGGCGTGGCGGCGCTGGCGCTCTGCTTCGGGCGTGATGCCGACGGCTGGGTCTGGGCGCAGGGCGACATCCTGCGCGAGCTGCTGGGCTGGCGCTGGCCGCGCGTGCTGGCGGCGCTGTGCGCGGGCACGATGCTGGCGGCGGCGGGCTGCATTATCCAGCGGCTGACCGGCAACCCGATGGCGAGCCCGGAAGTGCTGGGCATCAGCTCCGGGGCCGCGTTCGGCGTAGTGATGATGCTGCTGTTCGTGCCGGGCGACGCCTTCGGCTGGCTGCTGCCGGCGGGGAGCCTCGGTGCGGCGGCGACGCTGATGATTATTCTGGTTGCCGCCGGACGCGGCGGGTTTTCGCCGCACCGGATGCTGCTGGCCGGGATGGCGCTGAGTACGGCTTTCACGATGCTGCTGGTGATGCTCCAGGCGAGCGGCGATCCGCGCATGGCGCAGGTGATCACGTGGATCTCCGGCTCCACCTACCGCGTGACGCCGCAGCAGGCGCAGAATTCGCTGTGGGTGATGCTGGCGCTGCTGGCGGTAACGCCGCTGTGCCGCCGCTGGCTGACGGTGCTGCCGCTCGGCGGCGATACCGCGCGGGCTGTGGGGATGGCGCTGACGCCGACGCGCGTCGTGCTGCTGTTGCTCGCCTCGGCGCTGACCGCGGCGGCGACGCTGACCATCGGCCCGCTGAGCTTTATTGGCCTGATGGCGCCGCATATTACGCGCATGCTCGGTTTTCGCCGCGCGCTGCCGCAGCTGGTTATCGCCTCGCTGTTGGGCGGTATGCTGATGATGCTGGCCGACTGGGCGGGGCGTATGGCGATGTTCCCGTATCAGATCCCGGCAGGGCTGCTGGCGACGTTTATCGGTGCGCCCTATTTTGTGTATCTGCTGCGTAAGCAGAGCCGGTAG
- the fhuC gene encoding Fe3+-hydroxamate ABC transporter ATP-binding protein FhuC, whose product MQDKTSPPDAGFSLKDLSFRVPGRTLLHPLSLTFPAGKVTGLIGHNGSGKSTLLKMLGRHQKPSEGEIFLNGEPLAGWNSKAFAREVAYLPQQLPAAEGMTARELVAIGRYPWHGALGRFGAQDRERVEEAISLVGLKPLAHRLVDSLSGGERQRAWIAMLVAQNSRCLLLDEPTSALDIAHQVDVLALIHRLSQQRGLTVIAVLHDINMAARYCDHLVALRGGEMIAQGSPLELMNGETLQQIYGIPMGILPHPAGLAPVSFVC is encoded by the coding sequence ATGCAGGACAAAACTTCCCCGCCCGATGCTGGTTTTTCTTTAAAAGATCTCTCTTTCCGTGTGCCCGGACGCACGCTGCTTCACCCCTTGTCGCTCACCTTTCCAGCGGGCAAAGTCACCGGGCTTATCGGCCACAACGGCTCCGGCAAATCCACGCTGCTGAAAATGCTTGGCCGTCACCAGAAACCCTCCGAAGGCGAAATTTTTCTCAACGGTGAACCGCTGGCGGGCTGGAACAGCAAGGCGTTCGCGCGCGAAGTGGCGTATCTGCCGCAGCAGTTGCCCGCCGCCGAAGGGATGACGGCGCGCGAGCTGGTGGCGATTGGTCGCTATCCGTGGCACGGCGCGCTTGGCCGCTTCGGCGCACAAGACCGCGAGCGGGTGGAAGAGGCGATAAGTCTTGTTGGGCTGAAGCCGCTGGCGCACCGGCTGGTGGACAGCCTCTCCGGTGGCGAACGCCAGCGCGCGTGGATCGCCATGCTGGTGGCGCAAAACAGCCGCTGCCTGCTGCTTGACGAACCGACCTCGGCGCTGGATATCGCTCACCAGGTGGACGTGCTGGCGCTGATTCACCGCTTAAGCCAGCAGCGCGGCCTCACGGTTATCGCTGTGCTGCACGATATCAACATGGCGGCGCGCTACTGCGATCATCTGGTGGCGCTGCGCGGCGGCGAAATGATAGCCCAGGGCAGTCCGCTGGAATTAATGAACGGCGAGACACTACAGCAAATCTATGGCATTCCGATGGGCATTCTGCCGCATCCGGCGGGCCTGGCACCGGTGAGCTTTGTCTGCTGA
- the fhuD gene encoding Fe(3+)-hydroxamate ABC transporter substrate-binding protein FhuD, with protein sequence MRDVLSTPFSRRRLMTAMALSPLMWQMANARAATVDLKRIVALEWLPVEQLLALGVTPYAVADVPNYRLWVNSPPLPDSVIDVGLRTEPNLELLTQLKPSLMFWSSGYGPAEAQLKRIAPGMGVTFTDGKAPLSMARQSLLALAERLGLQAGAKAHLDAFDQFLARMKPRFAGRGGRPLLMMSLLDARHALTIGTNSLFQPVLDAVNVPNAWQDGTNFWGSAIVGVERLAQFKDADVICFEHGDDQAMRQLAATPLWQAMPFIRAGRFQRVPAVWFYGATLSAMRFGRVLDNALGGRA encoded by the coding sequence ATGCGTGATGTTCTCTCAACGCCTTTTAGCCGTCGGCGTCTGATGACGGCGATGGCGCTCTCGCCGCTGATGTGGCAGATGGCCAACGCGCGCGCGGCGACGGTCGATCTTAAACGTATTGTGGCGCTCGAATGGCTGCCCGTCGAACAGCTGCTGGCGCTCGGCGTGACGCCTTACGCGGTGGCGGACGTGCCGAACTACCGGCTGTGGGTCAACTCTCCGCCGCTGCCGGACTCGGTTATCGACGTCGGCCTGCGCACCGAGCCGAATCTCGAACTGCTCACCCAGCTAAAGCCGTCGCTGATGTTCTGGTCATCCGGCTATGGCCCGGCAGAGGCGCAGCTTAAGCGTATCGCGCCCGGCATGGGCGTGACCTTTACCGACGGCAAAGCGCCGCTGTCGATGGCGCGTCAGTCGCTGCTGGCGCTGGCGGAGCGGCTGGGTCTTCAGGCGGGCGCGAAAGCGCATCTCGATGCGTTCGACCAGTTCCTGGCGCGGATGAAGCCGCGCTTTGCGGGGCGTGGCGGACGGCCGCTGTTGATGATGTCGCTGCTCGATGCGCGCCATGCGCTGACCATCGGCACCAACAGCCTGTTCCAGCCGGTGCTGGACGCGGTCAACGTGCCTAACGCCTGGCAGGATGGCACAAACTTCTGGGGCAGCGCGATTGTCGGCGTCGAGCGGCTCGCGCAGTTTAAAGACGCCGATGTTATCTGTTTTGAGCATGGCGACGATCAGGCGATGCGCCAGCTTGCCGCCACGCCATTGTGGCAGGCGATGCCCTTTATACGCGCAGGACGCTTTCAGCGCGTGCCCGCGGTCTGGTTCTACGGCGCGACGCTCTCGGCGATGCGCTTTGGCCGGGTGCTGGATAACGCGCTGGGAGGCCGGGCATGA